A stretch of DNA from Deltaproteobacteria bacterium:
CGTCTCCGAACGCCACCAAGACGGCCGGCTCTACGGCTTCGACGTCACTCCGGCCATGATCGAGCATGCCCGCGGATTGCGCTACCGGGGCGCGCCACCGACCCTGGCGGTGCACGACGTCGAAAGAGAGCCGTTGCCGCTGGGCGCCGGCGGCGTGGACCTGGTGTCCATGACCGGCGTGCTCCACGTCCTGGACGACCCCTTCGCCGTATTGGCGGAGGTGCAGCGGATCCTTCGCCCCAACGGCCTGCTCCTGCTCGACGACTGGGTGCGCATGCCCCTGGCCCGTTACGTCCAGGACCGGCCCCGCGACCGCGCCGAACCGCTGGAGTACCAGCGCGCCGGCTGGCTCCGCATGTTCCCGTTCCACAACAAGTACACCGCTGACGACTGGAAATGGCTGCTTGCCGAAGCCGGCTTCTCGCTGGTGTCCAGCGTTCAGATCCGCCCGCAGTCGCAGATCTTCGTGGCGGTGGCGCGGACGCCGTTCGAATGAGTCAGGTTGCCCTGTTGCCGTTGCCGTCTTCCTCGCGGTAGAGCCCGAGGCGTTCCAGCAGAGGGCGATCCGTGGCGGAAAAGAGGACGGCGGGCTCCGTGTCGGAAACGTTCCTGTGCCGATGCCAACTCCAGTTGGGGACGACCATGAAATCCCCCTCTTCCCAGGCAAGTTCCGTGTCTTCGACTTCGACGACGCCGGAACCGCGGAAACCATGGTACAGGTGGTTGGCGGTGTGGCGGTGGAGCGAGGTGTGCTCTCCCGGGTCCAGCATCTGAAT
This window harbors:
- a CDS encoding class I SAM-dependent methyltransferase — protein: MPTQQEIHGVSDAEFVERMVERYPKRFNDQYWSVFRANVGRHLPAEPAIVDLGCGPGLFLRDVSERHQDGRLYGFDVTPAMIEHARGLRYRGAPPTLAVHDVEREPLPLGAGGVDLVSMTGVLHVLDDPFAVLAEVQRILRPNGLLLLDDWVRMPLARYVQDRPRDRAEPLEYQRAGWLRMFPFHNKYTADDWKWLLAEAGFSLVSSVQIRPQSQIFVAVARTPFE
- a CDS encoding cupin domain-containing protein: LDVGLMAMLRTMFQEPHPAEELKLFNSTTDTTVRNPGGLAPPGRSLKQLVYKWRETLPALTEMLAEDKSAYDGRCLEYRDAVTGGPTFPTFSCWIQMLDPGEHTSLHRHTANHLYHGFRGSGVVEVEDTELAWEEGDFMVVPNWSWHRHRNVSDTEPAVLFSATDRPLLERLGLYREEDGNGNRAT